A window of Sutcliffiella cohnii contains these coding sequences:
- the adhP gene encoding alcohol dehydrogenase AdhP: protein MKAAVVKEFKKDLSIEEVVIPEVKEHDVLVKIKACGVCHTDLHAAHGDWPVKPTLPFIPGHEGVGEIVAIGSNISHLKVGDRVGIPWLYTACGHCEYCLTGRETLCHHQKNAGYSVDGSYAEYCLADGRYVVKIPEALGYVEAAPIFCAGVTTYKALKVGEAKAGDWVAIYGIGGLGHLAVQYAKAMGFKVVAVDTFDEKLELATSLSADLTINPKVEDSADFIQREFGGVQASICTAVSKPAFSEAYRAVKRGGKCVAVGLPPEKMEVPIFDTVLNGVSIVGSIVGTRKDLQECLEFAADGKVKTIIETVKMDDINRVFEDLEQGKINGRIVIEF from the coding sequence ATGAAAGCAGCAGTAGTAAAAGAATTTAAAAAAGATTTATCTATTGAAGAAGTTGTAATCCCGGAAGTAAAAGAGCATGATGTGTTAGTAAAAATAAAAGCATGTGGCGTTTGTCATACTGATTTACATGCTGCCCACGGAGATTGGCCAGTTAAGCCAACCTTACCTTTTATCCCTGGACATGAGGGAGTTGGAGAGATTGTAGCAATTGGAAGCAATATTTCTCATTTAAAAGTAGGAGACCGTGTAGGTATTCCGTGGCTATATACAGCATGCGGGCATTGTGAGTACTGTTTAACAGGGAGAGAAACACTATGTCATCACCAAAAAAATGCCGGCTACTCTGTTGACGGTAGTTATGCAGAATATTGTTTAGCAGACGGACGTTATGTCGTAAAAATTCCAGAAGCGTTAGGTTATGTCGAAGCAGCACCAATCTTTTGTGCTGGAGTCACTACATATAAAGCATTAAAGGTTGGGGAAGCAAAAGCTGGTGATTGGGTAGCGATATATGGTATTGGTGGTTTAGGTCACCTTGCTGTTCAATATGCAAAAGCGATGGGATTTAAAGTAGTGGCAGTAGACACTTTCGATGAGAAGTTAGAATTAGCTACTTCTTTAAGTGCTGATTTAACGATTAACCCGAAAGTGGAAGATTCTGCAGATTTCATCCAACGAGAATTTGGTGGAGTGCAAGCCTCTATTTGTACAGCAGTCTCAAAACCTGCATTTAGTGAAGCGTATCGAGCTGTAAAGAGAGGCGGGAAATGTGTAGCAGTTGGTTTGCCGCCTGAAAAGATGGAAGTGCCTATATTTGACACAGTGTTAAACGGTGTAAGTATTGTTGGTTCCATCGTTGGTACAAGAAAAGACCTTCAAGAATGTTTAGAGTTTGCAGCGGATGGTAAAGTGAAAACGATTATAGAAACTGTGAAAATGGATGATATTAATCGTGTGTTTGAGGATCTTGAACAAGGGAAAATTAACGGTAGAATCGTTATAGAATTTTAA
- a CDS encoding iron-containing alcohol dehydrogenase: MNNFTFQNATKIIFGKDTEQLVGKETALHSKKVLLHYGGGSIKQSGLYDTVVQSLQENGVEFVELGGVKPNPRVSLVREGVALCKEQNIDFILAVGGGSVIDSAKGIAAGAKYEGDVWDFYTGTPIETSLPIGVVLTIPAAGSESSAGSVITNEDGWLKRDALHDSLRPQFAILNPVLSYTLPAYQTACGITDMMSHILERYFTTEKNVDFTDRLCEGALKSIIHNAPIVLEQPTNYDARAEIMWAGTIAHNDLLGTGRTGDWASHNIEHEISGIYDIAHGAGLAIIFPAWMKYVYKHDVQRFAQFANRVWNVEIDLNDLERTALAGIKKTEEFFQSIGMPITLSEANIDDQYFREMARKATERWPIGNFVKLHEEDVYNIYVLAK; this comes from the coding sequence ATGAATAATTTTACATTTCAAAATGCAACGAAAATTATTTTTGGGAAAGACACAGAACAATTAGTTGGTAAAGAAACAGCTCTACATAGTAAAAAAGTTCTTCTACATTACGGTGGTGGAAGTATAAAACAAAGTGGTTTATATGATACAGTAGTCCAGTCGTTACAGGAAAACGGAGTAGAATTTGTTGAACTTGGTGGTGTAAAACCAAATCCACGAGTTAGTCTTGTTCGTGAGGGTGTAGCACTTTGTAAGGAACAGAACATAGACTTCATTCTAGCTGTAGGTGGAGGAAGTGTTATCGATTCTGCAAAGGGAATTGCCGCGGGTGCAAAATATGAGGGCGATGTATGGGATTTCTATACAGGTACACCAATTGAAACTTCGTTACCGATAGGAGTAGTACTAACGATCCCAGCTGCAGGTAGTGAATCGAGTGCTGGATCAGTTATTACAAACGAGGACGGGTGGTTAAAGCGAGACGCTCTTCATGATTCTTTAAGACCACAGTTTGCTATTTTAAATCCTGTACTGTCTTACACATTACCTGCCTATCAAACAGCATGTGGTATTACAGATATGATGTCTCATATTTTAGAAAGATATTTTACAACAGAAAAAAATGTAGATTTTACAGACCGTCTTTGTGAAGGCGCTTTAAAATCGATTATTCATAACGCACCTATCGTTTTAGAACAGCCAACAAATTATGATGCTAGAGCAGAAATTATGTGGGCTGGAACGATTGCACATAATGACTTATTAGGAACAGGTAGAACAGGAGATTGGGCAAGTCATAATATTGAACATGAAATAAGTGGCATATATGATATTGCACATGGTGCAGGACTTGCAATTATTTTCCCAGCATGGATGAAATATGTGTACAAGCATGATGTCCAACGCTTTGCACAATTTGCGAACAGAGTATGGAATGTAGAAATTGATTTAAACGATTTAGAAAGAACAGCTCTTGCTGGTATTAAGAAAACAGAGGAATTCTTCCAGTCCATCGGCATGCCAATTACACTTTCGGAAGCTAATATCGATGACCAATATTTCCGTGAAATGGCAAGAAAAGCAACAGAAAGATGGCCAATAGGTAATTTTGTAAAATTACATGAGGAAGACGTTTATAACATATATGTTTTAGCGAAATAA
- a CDS encoding vWA domain-containing protein has product MKRFFTVLLIIFIVGCSNDAENNTNDITAKNDSEEAVTVDTTETEEKSSILVTIDSVSTDVTIENIKQQSAGILTETISYEEETERVLWGLSDLDPALHTKMEASILEVANETEDPKTLVKALLYYVGSPSFQQIVEELENYEPNFNEPLLPRPERVQEGEVVEGESYSYILLDASSSMLLDSQGRQRMDIAREAVESFAKTIGETSQVSLVAFGHKGDQSNGGKELSCAGIEEVYPLGSYDGESFHEAVSSVEAKGWTPLAAAIEKANELSTKVTGNITIYIVSDGVETCDGDPVKAAKSFVESNNDENRTVNIIGFQVDQDAEKQLAEVADAGNGKYFSANNGEELLSTIEYEWLPSLLELAWAPINLAPDGWEVFRKVEEVSTLSNHWTAAIMRENHRLRTGVKILENEGNISSEIIGQVNELLDAREQQLNSLNVELREEKIAIINEKAAEIRERVEEWVQEMHELKKGN; this is encoded by the coding sequence ATGAAAAGATTTTTTACCGTATTACTCATTATCTTTATTGTAGGGTGTTCAAACGATGCGGAAAATAATACGAACGACATAACGGCGAAAAATGATTCAGAGGAAGCAGTAACGGTAGATACAACAGAAACTGAGGAGAAGTCCAGTATTTTAGTGACGATAGATAGTGTTTCAACAGACGTTACAATTGAAAATATAAAGCAACAGTCTGCAGGAATTTTAACAGAAACTATTTCTTACGAGGAAGAAACGGAAAGAGTATTATGGGGACTAAGCGATTTAGATCCAGCGTTACATACAAAGATGGAAGCATCAATACTTGAGGTAGCAAACGAGACGGAGGATCCAAAAACACTTGTAAAGGCGCTCTTATATTATGTTGGAAGCCCAAGCTTTCAACAAATTGTAGAGGAGCTAGAAAACTACGAACCTAATTTCAATGAGCCATTACTTCCACGCCCAGAACGAGTTCAAGAAGGGGAAGTCGTAGAGGGTGAAAGTTACTCTTACATTTTATTAGATGCTAGTTCTAGTATGCTATTAGATTCGCAAGGTCGACAGAGAATGGACATTGCGAGAGAAGCGGTTGAAAGCTTTGCAAAAACAATTGGAGAAACTAGTCAAGTATCACTGGTAGCTTTCGGTCATAAAGGTGACCAAAGTAATGGTGGAAAAGAGCTTTCTTGTGCTGGTATTGAAGAAGTTTACCCTTTAGGCTCCTATGATGGTGAATCTTTTCATGAAGCTGTATCTTCTGTTGAAGCAAAAGGCTGGACACCGTTAGCAGCTGCCATTGAAAAAGCGAATGAGTTAAGCACTAAAGTAACCGGGAATATTACGATTTACATCGTTAGTGATGGAGTAGAAACGTGTGATGGAGACCCAGTAAAGGCAGCGAAATCGTTCGTTGAATCAAATAATGATGAAAATCGAACTGTTAATATCATTGGGTTCCAAGTCGATCAAGATGCAGAAAAGCAGCTTGCTGAAGTAGCAGATGCAGGGAACGGTAAGTACTTTTCCGCTAACAATGGAGAAGAGCTTTTATCGACGATTGAATATGAATGGCTACCATCGCTATTAGAATTAGCGTGGGCACCTATTAACTTAGCGCCAGACGGCTGGGAAGTTTTCCGTAAGGTAGAGGAAGTGAGTACACTTAGTAACCATTGGACAGCTGCGATTATGAGAGAAAACCATCGTCTTCGGACTGGTGTGAAAATATTAGAAAATGAAGGTAACATATCTAGCGAAATCATTGGTCAAGTGAACGAACTGCTTGATGCCCGTGAACAACAATTAAATTCCTTAAATGTGGAGCTTCGAGAAGAAAAAATAGCTATTATTAATGAAAAAGCTGCCGAAATAAGAGAAAGAGTGGAAGAATGGGTTCAAGAAATGCATGAGTTAAAAAAAGGGAATTAA
- a CDS encoding FUSC family protein, with protein sequence MTMTIGPRIIKTGLAVMLALYICIILGLEPAAFAGVAATLTVQPSIYRTWRQMLDQVLTNTIGAAIALFSIFYLGDSPIIIGIVIMIVISVSLKLKMENTIPLTLVTVLAIMSASGNEDILFTLNRFLTILIGIGSAMIINIVILPPKYKKAYIKNVNSTFQKLSLLLRTVISNEMTKTTFEEEKKSLKKDLEKLEGQFKVFDEERGKIGKLNQTNAREVVIFKQMLKTLQQGELLLENIEEHYFQSKTKEEEDKLFDSHIEELIKSHEFILLKYEGKMKEHDHGMNEIIEESGEFFERVHQIYSQDKDQKLRLMIITSSVVDYTFQLHRLNKLIRKT encoded by the coding sequence ATGACGATGACAATTGGTCCTAGAATTATAAAAACGGGATTAGCAGTAATGTTAGCACTATACATCTGTATTATTTTAGGGCTAGAACCTGCTGCATTTGCAGGGGTAGCAGCAACGCTTACAGTGCAACCTTCCATATATAGAACGTGGAGACAAATGTTAGATCAAGTTTTAACGAATACGATAGGTGCAGCTATTGCATTGTTTTCTATATTTTATCTCGGGGATAGTCCAATCATTATAGGTATCGTTATTATGATTGTCATATCTGTAAGTTTAAAACTTAAAATGGAAAATACTATTCCATTAACACTCGTGACTGTTTTAGCTATTATGAGTGCTTCGGGAAATGAAGATATTTTATTTACTCTAAATAGATTTCTTACCATATTAATTGGAATTGGTTCGGCAATGATCATAAATATCGTTATTTTGCCTCCAAAATATAAGAAAGCTTATATAAAAAATGTAAACTCTACCTTTCAAAAGCTTTCATTATTATTACGTACAGTTATCTCTAATGAGATGACAAAAACTACATTCGAAGAAGAAAAAAAGAGTTTAAAAAAGGATCTTGAAAAACTAGAAGGACAGTTTAAAGTGTTTGATGAGGAAAGAGGAAAGATTGGGAAGTTAAATCAAACGAATGCAAGAGAAGTTGTCATTTTTAAACAAATGTTAAAAACATTACAACAAGGTGAATTGTTATTAGAAAACATTGAAGAGCATTACTTTCAAAGTAAGACGAAGGAAGAAGAGGACAAATTATTCGATTCCCATATTGAAGAATTAATTAAGTCCCATGAATTTATATTGTTAAAATATGAAGGAAAAATGAAAGAACATGATCACGGAATGAATGAAATAATAGAAGAAAGTGGCGAATTCTTTGAACGTGTTCATCAAATATATAGTCAAGATAAAGATCAAAAATTGCGACTTATGATTATTACTTCCTCGGTAGTCGATTATACGTTTCAGTTACACAGATTGAATAAGCTAATTAGAAAAACATAA
- a CDS encoding multicopper oxidase domain-containing protein gives MKREFHVVAIPIRIVLNNFGDYNETGMMYVLKENEEKVKKLVEKNPFTPVDLVQPLVIRANQGDTVDILFENKIKYATGMHFHEADYNVLDSDGANVGYNPSTLAEPGEKILYRLKFNHEGVALFSDLGNPDSSDEGTSINGLFGCLFIQKRGSWWTDPETGGPIKSGMNADIHHPFAPSFREYGFIFHDEMSTKDMTGNRPLDPVTNQERESTHAINYRYEPMQNRQKLIEEGVVCPECEGEEVHHDSWVFGDPATPIFRGYRGDPVKFRLVHAGVKETHVFHYHSHSFFRDPLNTDSDVFDAISVSPQSWYTIDTLYGLGSLVGAFGDFILHCHLYPHFGVGMWAINRVFDTLQDGSQCYPNGVPIKPLQPLPDRPCPPKPTKEKPGFPNFIPGKVGCKAPRPPLSIVGGRGLTELERNAAVPNARPGAVFTDPCIIEENPAVQEMNVSLIELPIVYNRQGWNDPKGRIYVRDEDLEDVLSGKKQPEPLVIHMNAGTCLSVNFTNRLPEIAGGDAFQLVTRTYESSFHVHFVKFDVLVSDGSNVGWNYDSSVLPGETITYEYFADVELKAWFFHDHLYASYHQQHGVFGSTVVHGRFSKVLDSKSGDEVEVGAQVTVTHPLIPDYRDFVLMVQDFALLFDEKGLPLNPPEFPGSQDDPGVFGVNYRNEPLQFRLGEDCDPAYSFSSYVKDDPITPILHCYEGDPIRIRILQGAQEESHSFNVHGLRWKKERPDVETEFQAQEHIGISESFTFEMEVPNSGDYLWTFETEEDLWNGCWGLIRAYDEEVDFLIPLEDRPSPPERTKPLPTFTGKPPKRAEKIEVFAPENAPVKVFDIVAFHTPIQYSKWGENDPFGIIFALKEDMQDILAGKKKPKPLILRANQGDVVEVNLTSYLERGNFPFPDGIWPYPPVKEQAFYPPSLRISLHPQLIQYDVKTSAGETVGFNPDQTAGPGETVTYKWYVDLPVGACGMWDMADIRNHRSLGTFGTFIAEPRGTKLLNASTRKPAVITNENIILQHPFLPEIREYTLIMYDGARLEDKRGKVIIDPIDGILTGVDPDDLGDIVDTYDNGSRGFNYRTERLINRYKRNQVFKHLFSSLVHGDPSTPLLEAYVGDPITIRLVNPSERRRAHTFHLHGHYWNTDDKDIFAQIKSIEDHIVLGYARDLGVHYGAGGFYNLPGDYMYRSGNIRWDLEQGMWGILRVHSEKQKHLAELKKIKKK, from the coding sequence ATGAAACGAGAATTCCATGTTGTGGCAATCCCAATTCGTATCGTCCTAAATAATTTTGGTGATTATAATGAAACTGGTATGATGTACGTTTTAAAAGAAAATGAAGAAAAAGTAAAAAAATTAGTAGAAAAAAATCCATTTACACCTGTTGATTTAGTGCAACCTCTCGTAATACGAGCAAATCAAGGAGATACGGTTGATATACTATTTGAAAACAAAATCAAATATGCAACTGGTATGCATTTTCATGAGGCGGACTATAATGTTTTAGATTCAGATGGAGCGAATGTAGGCTATAATCCTAGTACATTAGCAGAACCAGGTGAAAAGATTCTGTATCGCTTGAAGTTTAATCATGAAGGTGTGGCACTATTTTCAGACTTAGGAAACCCTGATAGTAGTGATGAGGGAACTAGTATTAATGGCTTATTCGGTTGTTTGTTTATTCAGAAAAGAGGGTCTTGGTGGACAGATCCAGAAACCGGAGGACCTATTAAAAGTGGGATGAATGCTGATATTCATCATCCGTTTGCTCCATCATTTCGTGAATATGGTTTTATTTTTCATGATGAAATGTCCACAAAAGATATGACTGGTAATCGACCGTTAGACCCGGTTACAAATCAAGAAAGAGAATCCACCCATGCTATCAACTACCGTTATGAACCGATGCAAAATAGACAAAAATTAATTGAAGAGGGAGTCGTTTGTCCAGAATGTGAAGGGGAAGAAGTGCATCATGACTCTTGGGTTTTTGGAGACCCGGCAACACCAATCTTCCGTGGTTATCGTGGGGACCCAGTAAAGTTTAGACTCGTCCATGCTGGTGTAAAAGAAACACACGTATTTCATTACCATAGTCATAGTTTTTTTAGAGACCCTTTGAATACAGATTCTGACGTGTTTGATGCGATATCTGTAAGTCCCCAATCATGGTATACGATTGACACACTATATGGATTAGGGTCCTTAGTAGGGGCTTTCGGAGACTTTATTCTACATTGCCACTTGTATCCTCATTTCGGAGTGGGGATGTGGGCTATAAATAGAGTATTTGATACACTTCAAGATGGCAGCCAATGTTACCCAAATGGGGTTCCGATCAAACCATTGCAACCACTACCTGACCGACCTTGTCCACCGAAACCAACGAAAGAAAAGCCAGGTTTTCCTAACTTTATTCCTGGTAAAGTTGGTTGTAAAGCTCCACGTCCACCGTTAAGTATAGTAGGTGGAAGAGGGCTAACAGAGCTGGAGAGAAATGCAGCTGTACCAAATGCAAGGCCAGGTGCTGTATTTACGGATCCATGTATTATTGAAGAAAATCCTGCAGTTCAAGAAATGAATGTTTCACTTATTGAGCTCCCTATCGTTTATAATCGGCAAGGATGGAACGATCCAAAAGGTAGGATTTATGTACGTGATGAGGATTTAGAAGATGTATTATCAGGGAAAAAACAACCGGAACCTCTAGTTATTCATATGAACGCTGGTACATGTTTATCAGTGAATTTTACTAATCGTCTACCTGAAATAGCCGGGGGAGATGCATTCCAGTTAGTGACTAGAACATATGAATCTTCTTTTCACGTTCATTTTGTAAAATTTGACGTGTTAGTTAGTGACGGCTCTAACGTAGGTTGGAACTATGACTCTAGTGTTCTTCCAGGTGAAACGATTACTTACGAATACTTTGCAGATGTTGAACTAAAGGCATGGTTTTTTCATGACCATCTATATGCAAGCTATCATCAACAACATGGAGTCTTTGGCTCAACCGTTGTTCATGGAAGATTTTCAAAAGTTCTTGATTCTAAGAGTGGGGATGAGGTAGAAGTAGGTGCCCAAGTTACAGTCACTCATCCTTTAATTCCTGATTATAGAGATTTTGTATTAATGGTGCAAGATTTTGCGCTTTTATTCGACGAAAAAGGTCTTCCATTAAATCCACCAGAATTTCCCGGCTCTCAAGATGATCCAGGTGTGTTTGGGGTTAACTACAGAAATGAACCATTACAGTTCCGTTTAGGAGAGGATTGTGACCCTGCGTATTCCTTTAGTTCCTACGTAAAAGATGATCCAATTACACCGATATTGCACTGTTACGAAGGAGACCCTATTAGAATACGTATTCTTCAAGGTGCACAGGAAGAATCACATAGCTTTAATGTTCACGGTTTAAGGTGGAAAAAGGAACGGCCTGATGTTGAGACGGAATTCCAGGCACAAGAGCATATAGGTATTTCAGAATCTTTTACTTTTGAAATGGAAGTTCCAAACTCTGGAGACTATTTATGGACATTTGAAACAGAAGAGGATCTTTGGAACGGTTGCTGGGGGTTAATTAGAGCTTATGATGAAGAGGTGGATTTTTTAATACCGTTAGAAGATCGCCCGAGTCCACCGGAACGAACGAAGCCGTTGCCTACTTTTACAGGAAAACCACCTAAACGTGCAGAGAAAATAGAGGTTTTTGCACCTGAAAATGCACCAGTAAAAGTTTTTGACATTGTCGCATTTCACACACCTATACAATATAGCAAGTGGGGAGAAAACGACCCTTTTGGTATTATATTTGCCTTGAAGGAAGATATGCAAGATATTCTAGCGGGCAAAAAAAAGCCAAAACCTTTAATTTTACGGGCAAATCAAGGTGACGTAGTAGAAGTTAATTTAACAAGTTATTTAGAGCGTGGTAACTTTCCGTTTCCTGATGGAATATGGCCATATCCACCTGTAAAAGAACAAGCGTTTTATCCGCCGTCATTAAGAATTTCTTTGCATCCACAGCTCATCCAGTATGACGTCAAAACTTCAGCTGGTGAAACGGTGGGCTTTAATCCAGACCAAACAGCTGGTCCAGGTGAAACAGTAACCTATAAATGGTATGTTGATTTACCTGTTGGTGCTTGTGGTATGTGGGATATGGCAGACATTAGAAACCATCGTTCTTTAGGTACATTTGGGACGTTTATCGCTGAACCGAGAGGAACGAAATTATTAAACGCAAGTACTCGAAAGCCTGCTGTTATAACAAACGAAAATATTATACTGCAGCATCCATTTTTACCAGAAATACGTGAATATACCCTCATTATGTATGATGGAGCTAGACTTGAAGATAAGCGAGGAAAAGTAATCATCGATCCTATTGATGGTATTTTAACTGGGGTTGATCCAGATGATCTAGGTGACATCGTTGATACGTATGACAACGGATCAAGAGGCTTTAACTATAGAACGGAGCGATTAATAAATCGTTATAAACGAAACCAAGTGTTCAAACATTTATTTAGCTCTCTTGTACATGGTGACCCATCAACGCCATTATTAGAGGCGTATGTTGGTGATCCTATAACAATAAGATTGGTAAACCCTTCAGAAAGAAGGCGAGCTCATACTTTTCACCTACATGGGCATTATTGGAATACAGATGATAAAGATATATTTGCTCAAATAAAATCAATTGAAGATCATATTGTCCTAGGATATGCAAGAGATTTAGGAGTACATTATGGGGCTGGCGGCTTTTATAACCTACCTGGTGATTACATGTACCGGTCAGGTAATATTCGGTGGGATCTTGAACAAGGAATGTGGGGGATATTACGAGTTCATAGTGAAAAACAAAAGCATTTAGCAGAATTAAAAAAGATAAAAAAGAAGTAA
- a CDS encoding SCO family protein, which yields MKKAFWGVFLLVSFAGFLTIYFIWPKGEDLPVLDKVKNFQLEDVHSEIYDINNNKVKLVAFFYTNCPDVCPLTMVDFKVLQERLKESGLFGEKVHLVAITLDPEYDTAEVLQHYASAFEADSIGWKWLRGTSEETSAIAKDFNMQYAKLENDFFLHSITMYLLDKNNNVRALYDMASVKNSVDTEEILDDMKILVGGTR from the coding sequence TTGAAAAAGGCATTTTGGGGAGTTTTCCTATTAGTAAGCTTTGCAGGGTTTTTGACTATTTATTTTATTTGGCCAAAAGGGGAAGATTTGCCGGTATTAGATAAAGTGAAAAACTTCCAATTAGAAGATGTTCATAGTGAAATCTATGATATTAATAATAATAAAGTGAAATTAGTAGCATTCTTTTATACGAACTGTCCAGATGTATGTCCTTTAACGATGGTTGACTTTAAAGTACTGCAGGAAAGATTAAAAGAATCAGGGTTATTTGGAGAAAAAGTACATTTAGTAGCTATCACATTAGATCCTGAATACGATACAGCAGAAGTGCTACAACATTATGCAAGTGCATTTGAAGCAGATTCAATTGGTTGGAAATGGCTGAGAGGAACATCAGAGGAAACATCAGCAATTGCGAAGGATTTCAATATGCAGTATGCAAAGTTGGAAAATGACTTTTTTTTGCATTCTATTACGATGTATTTATTAGATAAAAACAACAACGTCCGTGCACTTTATGATATGGCAAGTGTGAAAAATTCAGTAGATACTGAGGAAATATTAGATGATATGAAGATATTAGTAGGTGGTACGAGGTGA